Proteins co-encoded in one Gossypium arboreum isolate Shixiya-1 chromosome 11, ASM2569848v2, whole genome shotgun sequence genomic window:
- the LOC108472226 gene encoding F-box protein At5g10340-like, whose product MNHGVPYFLIVEILGKLTVKSLLRFKCVSKQWFRLITHPHFTDQYLSNQRKKDPRFLTAYFKIDRATKHIVIASMVINGISLPDTRIPYRHQRMDDVPHDGYHMLNSCDGILCFLGRFKIIVLNPSTREHRILHQSDVDSFSPVTNPFQVAINFPQQQQQLGFGRDLVTKRLKIVKVFNPYPNIGPLLHHHDYCEIFTLRSNPKVFWNYIGKIPYKFDVSSPCVYVDGAIYWFTDDIYHLEKTEVIIMLDLNMEKFQSIPHPSCCSNRQRRTMQLGSLRESLCLAQQVSDCELNIWIMEKEKSPLVTWEKLYCIKLLSNDLQFGVGFAFAEDKNGSFVVCGGDKVYVFNENGENGYLVHDQQDVPISFTESLERL is encoded by the coding sequence ATGAATCATGGAGTTCCTTATTTTTTGATAGTAGAAATATTGGGGAAACTTACCGTCAAGTCTTTATTGAGATTCAAGTGTGTCTCCAAGCAATGGTTTAGGCTCATCACCCATCCTCACTTCACCGATCAATATCTTTCAAACCAAAGGAAAAAGGATCCTCGATTTCTTACTGCCTATTTTAAAATTGATAGAGCCACAAAGCACATAGTTATAGCTTCCATGGTCATCAATGGAATTTCATTACCAGATACTAGAATCCCTTATCGTCACCAACGGATGGATGATGTTCCACATGATGGCTATCACATGTTGAATTCCTGTGATGGCATCCTTTGTTTTCTTGGACGTTTTAAAATCATTGTTCTTAACCCTAGCACAAGAGAACACCGAATTTTGCATCAAAGTGATGTGGATTCATTTTCTCCCGTTACAAATCCATTCCAAGTCGCTATTAATTTTCCACAGCAACAACAACAATTGGGGTTTGGTCGTGATCTAGTTACGAAAAGACTCAAGATTGTTAAAGTGTTTAATCCTTATCCAAATATAGGACCACTTTTGCATCACCATGATTATTGTGAAATTTTCACCTTACGTTCAAACCCCAAGGTCTTTTGGAATTATATTGGTAAAATCCCTTATAAATTTGATGTTTCGTCACCTTGTGTGTATGTGGATGGAGCCATTTATTGGTTCACCGATGACATCTACCATCTTGAAAAGACTGAAGTTATCATCATGTTGGATTTGAACATGGAGAAGTTCCAATCAATCCCACACCCAAGTTGTTGTTCAAATAGACAGCGAAGAACTATGCAGTTGGGGAGTTTAAGAGAAAGTTTGTGCTTGGCACAACAAGTATCGGATTGTGAACTAAATATATGGATAATGGAGAAGGAGAAGTCGCCATTAGTAACTTGGGAGAAGCTTTATTGTATAAAGCTTTTGAGCAATGACCTCCAGTTTGGTGTCGGATTTGCATTTGCAGAGGACAAAAACGGAAGTTTTGTGGTTTGCGGTGGAGATAAGGTGTATGTATTTAATGAAAATGGCGAGAATGGTTATTTGGTGCATGATCAGCAGGATGTGCCCATCTCATTCACTGAAAGTTTAGAAAGACTTTGA